One part of the Pseudomonadota bacterium genome encodes these proteins:
- a CDS encoding thioredoxin family protein, which translates to MVRTASTMLPLETKMPTFSLPDVVSGRTVSDADFNDKDALLVMFICSHCPYVKHVEAELARLGRDYAPSRLGLVAISANDAASHPDDGPAGLKRQAEQAGFSFPYLYDETQAVATTFTAACTPDFFLFDRERRLFYRGQLDASRPGNGVAVDGADLRAAIEAVLAGASAPSLQKASLGCNIKWRAGHEPAYFTGLPAS; encoded by the coding sequence ATGGTTCGCACGGCTTCGACGATGCTTCCGCTCGAGACGAAGATGCCCACCTTCTCCCTCCCCGATGTGGTGAGCGGACGAACGGTGAGCGACGCTGATTTCAACGACAAGGATGCGCTGCTGGTGATGTTCATCTGCAGCCACTGCCCCTATGTCAAGCACGTGGAGGCCGAGCTGGCTCGCCTGGGGCGCGACTACGCCCCGTCTCGCCTGGGACTCGTGGCCATCAGCGCCAACGACGCTGCGTCGCACCCGGATGACGGGCCAGCGGGGCTCAAGCGCCAGGCGGAGCAGGCCGGTTTCTCGTTTCCCTATCTCTACGACGAGACACAGGCGGTGGCAACGACGTTCACGGCTGCGTGCACGCCCGACTTCTTCCTCTTCGACCGCGAGCGCAGGCTGTTCTATCGTGGGCAGCTCGATGCGTCGCGACCCGGGAATGGCGTGGCGGTAGACGGGGCTGATCTGCGCGCGGCCATCGAAGCCGTACTCGCAGGCGCGTCGGCGCCATCTCTCCAGAAGGCCAGCCTCGGGTGCAACATCAAGTGGAGGGCCGGACACGAGCCCGCCTACTTCACGGGCCTGCCGGCGTCGTGA